One stretch of Zingiber officinale cultivar Zhangliang chromosome 6B, Zo_v1.1, whole genome shotgun sequence DNA includes these proteins:
- the LOC121990364 gene encoding probable 3-hydroxyisobutyryl-CoA hydrolase 3, which translates to MALNRISNYEDDQVLVEGNSHIKTMILNRPLKFNALNYRMVLQLSKEFQKLENDPAVGLVIVKANGKVFCVGGDVIECYRCSLTGEWALAAKIYQKQLTLDYLVATYIKPVVFLINGAAMGGGAGLSMNASYRVVTENTVFAMPEAAIGHYPDVGASYFLSKLPGFLGEYLGLTGARLNGAEMVACGLATHFVPSKNLLLLEKSLHEVDVAEPNTIQGIISKYTQQVPLKEHSVLHRLNLIDHFFSKQTVEQILSSLEHENATLKQEWITKSIRSMKAASPINLKIFLMSIRKGRFEPLEDCLTRESRISSHILRRTVSNDFLAGVRATLLEKNYKPEWEPSKLELVSNDMVETYLTKIPEIEGWKELQLPTRDMLEKALRAKL; encoded by the exons ATGGCTCTAAATAGGATTTCAAATTACGAGGATGATCAG GTTTTGGTGGAAGGAAACTCTCATATAAAGACAATGATACTAAATAGGCCTCTAAAATTCAACGCCCTCAACTATCGAATG GTTTTGCAATTGTCGAAGGAGTTCCAGAAGTTGGAAAATGATCCTGCTGTTGGGTTGGTAATTGTAAAG GCAAATGGAAAAGTATTTTGTGTGGGAGGAGATGTTATTGAATGCTATCGTTGCTCGCTCACAG GTGAGTGGGCACTGGCAGCTAAAATTTATCAAAAGCAACTCACCTTGGACTACCTAGTGGCAACATACATTAAGCCCGTG GTTTTCCTGATCAATGGGGCAGCGATGGGAGGTGGTGCTGGACTTTCTATGAACGCAAGCTACCGAGTTGTTACCGAAAATACG GTCTTTGCAATGCCAGAAGCAGCTATAGGACATTATCCGGATGTTGGAGCATCTTATTTTCTTTCTAAGCTTCCTGGCTTCTTAG GGGAATATCTTGGCCTTACTGGTGCAAGACTGAATGGTGCTGAGATGGTAGCATGTGGACTTGCCACTCACTTTGTTCCTTCAAAA AATTTACTTTTGTTGGAGAAATCATTGCATGAGGTGGATGTTGCTGAACCAAATACAATCCAGGGAATTATTAGCAAATATACTCAGCAAGTGCCATTGAAAGAACACAGTGTTCTTCATAG GCTTAACCTCATCGACCACTTTTTCTCAAAACAAACAGTTGAACAAATCTTATCTTCTTTG GAACATGAGAATGCAACTTTGAAACAAGAGTGGATTACTAAGTCAATAAGATCAATGAAGGCAGCATCACCAATAAATCTTAAGATCTTCCTTATGTCG ATTAGGAAAGGTCGATTTGAACCACTAGAAGACTGCCTAACTCGAGAAAGTAGAATATCTAGTCATATTCTTCGACGAACAGTGTCGAACGACTTCCTTGCG GGTGTTAGGGCAACACTATTGGAGAAAAATTACAAACCAGAG TGGGAGCCTTCGAAATTGGAACTGGTTAGCAATGATATGGTGGAGACATATCTGACAAAGATACCTGAGATTGAAGGCTGGAAAGAACTCCAACTTCCTACCAGAGACATGCTTgagaaggcactcagagctaaaCTCTAG
- the LOC121990365 gene encoding uncharacterized protein LOC121990365, translated as MAGNSHVKTRILNRLNGHNYQMVLQLSEEFKKLENDPVGLVIVKANGKVFFLEEMLLNIIITRLQNSKVLVEENVSATRQAFLQLQNSKVLAEEKVSATRQVFLQLQNSKVSAEEKVSATRQAFLQNSAEEKTRFFKNKTYRY; from the exons ATGGCAGGAAACTCTCATGTAAAGACAAGAATACTAAATAGGCTTAATGGCCACAATTATCAAATG GTTTTGCAACTGTCTGaggagttcaagaagttggaaaATGATCCTGTTGGGTTGGTAATTGTAAAG GCAAATGGAAAAGTATTTTTTCTGGAGGAGATGTTATTGAATATTATCATTACGCGCTTACAG AACTCAAAGGTTTTGGTAGAGGAAAATGTTTCGGCAACTCGGCAAGCTTTTTTGCAGTTGCAGAACTCAAAGGTTTTGGCAGAGGAAAAGGTTTCGGCAACTCGGCAAGTTTTTTTGCAGTTGCAGAACTCAAAGGTTTCGGCAGAGGAAAAGGTTTCGGCAACTCGACAAGCTTTTTTGCAGAATTCGGCAGAGGAAAAGACacggttttttaaaaataaaacatataGGTATTAG